In Candidatus Rokuibacteriota bacterium, the genomic stretch AAGGCGAGATTAATTTGGCGGAGCTACTTCGGTTCGAAGGGGTCTTCGCGCCACTCTCGGATCCCACCCGCGTTGCTGAGGTGTCTGTTCACCCAGAGTTGGGAAGCCTCCATTGGCCTAACGGTGCCGATCTCGACCCTGACGTACTTTACGCAAAGGTCTCCGGCAAACCGATTCAGGTTTGATAGAAACTGGAAGAGCCGACGTCGCGAGGCCGCGACGGCAAGTCTGCTCAAGACCGAGGAAGAGACCTCCGGCGCTGGCATTCACGTGGACGTGCGCGGGTATGTGGGTGCGTAGGAGCTGAGCCCTGGGCGAGACACGGGTCGATCTCCTCCACCTGCTCGAAGATCTGCGCGATGCCTACCCGGGGTCTACGGAGGAGACGATCCTCGCCGAGATTGTCGCCAATTCCCTCGACTCCGGCGCCACGACCATCGCGATCGTCACGGATCCATCTCGGCCGTCGCTGACAATCCTGGACGACGGCGCCGGCATGCGCCGGCGTGAGCTGGCCCGTTACCACGACGTCGCGGCCAGCGCCAAGGTCCGGGGCGCCGGGATCGGCTTTGCCGGTGTCGGCATCAAGGTGGCGCTGCTCGTCTGCGATGAGGTAGTGACCGAAACGCGGCACGGCCGGCATCACGTGGCCACGACCTGGCGACTCGCCTCCCGCCACAAGGCGCCCTGGCGGTGGCTCCCGCCGCCGGGACTCCTGGCCGGGCGCGGCACGGCGGCACGACTCAGGCCCACCAACGCGCTCTCCCCGCTCCTTGACCCTGGCTTCATCGAGGGCGTCCTGCGCCGGAACTTCCAGCCCCTCCTCGATCCCGCCCTGGAGGAGATCCTGAGCGTCCACTACCCGCGCGGGGTGAGCTTCGTGCTCAACGGGGGTACCCTGGAGCGGCGAAGCTGGCACGCCCCGGAGAGCGCGTCCATCACGATACGCGTGGCGCGGAAGCGGAAGCCCGCGGGCGCGGGCTACCTGATCCGCGATGCGGGGCCGCTCCCCGAGGAACTGCGAGGTGTCGCGGTCAGCACGTTCGGGAAGGTCATCAAGCGCGGCTGGGACTGGTTGGCCATCACCCCATCCGCGGCGGAGCGGATCGGCGGCCTGATCGAGGTGCCGGGGCTGGCCGAGTGCCTCACCCTGAACAAGGCCGACTTCATCCGCGCCGGTGCGAGGGGTGCGATCTACCTGGCCTATCGCCGGGCCACCCAGGAGGCCGTGTCGCGGCAGCTCACCCTCTGGGGGGACGCCGGTGACGCCGCCGCGCGGGCGCGGCGCCGCGCTGCCCGACCCGTCGAGCGCGACCTCGTAGCCGTGCTCGGCGAGCTCGCCGACGTGTTCCCGCTTCTGGCCACGCTCGTCGAGCAGCGGGTCGGCGGCCAGCGCCGACTGCCGGTGAGCAGCGCCGGTCCCGGCCTCAGCGCGTCCGCCGCTCCACCGCCCGCGGCGCACGAAACACCCGGCACAGATCGCGAGCGCGAGGAGGCTGGTGTCGAAAGGCCGCCGGAGGCGCCTGCCGGGGAGCCCGTCGAGGGTGTCGAGACCCCTCGCGCGAGCGTGCCCGAGCCCACGCCGCCGGCTGCGGCGGGTCATCTGGCCGCCGATCGTGGCGCCCGTCGGCCCGCGCGGTACGGCTTGAGCATCCAGTTCGAAAGCCGCCGCGATGACCCGGAGCTCGCGCGTCTCGTCGAGTCCACGGTGTGGGTGAACGACGCGCATCCCGCCTACCGGCGCGCGGTCGCCTCGCGCTCCGAGGGCTACCACGTCGCGCTCGCCGTGGCGATGGCGCTCGCCCCTTTAGCCGTGGACCCAGCCAAGGAGCATGCCTTCATCACCGCATTCCTGGCACGCTGGGGCGCGGCGCTGGAGCGCCGCCAAGCGAGC encodes the following:
- a CDS encoding ATP-binding protein, whose amino-acid sequence is MGETRVDLLHLLEDLRDAYPGSTEETILAEIVANSLDSGATTIAIVTDPSRPSLTILDDGAGMRRRELARYHDVAASAKVRGAGIGFAGVGIKVALLVCDEVVTETRHGRHHVATTWRLASRHKAPWRWLPPPGLLAGRGTAARLRPTNALSPLLDPGFIEGVLRRNFQPLLDPALEEILSVHYPRGVSFVLNGGTLERRSWHAPESASITIRVARKRKPAGAGYLIRDAGPLPEELRGVAVSTFGKVIKRGWDWLAITPSAAERIGGLIEVPGLAECLTLNKADFIRAGARGAIYLAYRRATQEAVSRQLTLWGDAGDAAARARRRAARPVERDLVAVLGELADVFPLLATLVEQRVGGQRRLPVSSAGPGLSASAAPPPAAHETPGTDREREEAGVERPPEAPAGEPVEGVETPRASVPEPTPPAAAGHLAADRGARRPARYGLSIQFESRRDDPELARLVESTVWVNDAHPAYRRAVASRSEGYHVALAVAMALAPLAVDPAKEHAFITAFLARWGAALERRQASRRR
- a CDS encoding DUF2442 domain-containing protein, giving the protein MMVDIVEARHLGEHRIWVRFEDGVQGEINLAELLRFEGVFAPLSDPTRVAEVSVHPELGSLHWPNGADLDPDVLYAKVSGKPIQV